Part of the Meiothermus cerbereus DSM 11376 genome, ACCAGCGCCTGATGTGGTGCCTGGCCGCCGCCGGCGATCGCTATGGGGCCATCGAGCACTACCGCCGCTTTGTGAAATTCCTACACGAAGAGCTGGGGGACACCCCCATGCCCGAGACCCAGGCCCTGGCCGAACGCATCAAGCTAAACCAGCTCCTCCTGCCCTACCCCGAGATGCCGAGCCTCTACAGCCATGTGGCCTGACGGGCCCGCGTCAGGGCTGCATGCAAGCCAAGCCCCGTTCCTCTGTAATGGCCAGGTAATTGGCAAAATCTTGAATCGAGATAGGAGGCAGCACCTGCCCCAACCACACCCATCGAGTAAGGAGGTTGCTATGTTGACCCAGGAAGTCACCCGCTATATCCGCGAGTTCGTGGCCCCAAGGGTTGCACCGGTGTTGTCGCTGTATCTAGATGTGAACCCGGCCAACCCAGACAACCAGGGCAAGGCCTATCTGTTGCGGGCCCGCGAGGCCATCGCCGCCACCCCGACCCCGCCCGAGGTTGGCAAAAAAGTTCTAGAGGCGCTCGAGCGCAGCCTACCCCAGGCCAAAAGCCGGGTGGTCTTTGCCGCAGAGGGTTGGATGGAAATCTACGACCTGCAGGTAGACCTGCCCCTCATTCAGGGGGCTGAGGCCCGCTGGGGCGAGCCCTACCTGACCCCTATTTTGTACGTTCTAGACGAGTACGACCGGGTGGGGGTGGTCTACCTCGATAGCGAAAAGTGGCGCATGTTCGAGGTGTACCTGGGCGAGATTGAGGAGTTGCCGGGGGCCTTCAGGGCCGTAGCCACCCAGGAGTGGAACCAGCTCACCCAGGCCGGCTCGGGCCGGCGCTACAGCCAGGGCGGCATCCACCGGGCTGCGGCCAACACCGATCGCTTCGAACGCCGGCTCGATGCCTGGACGCACCGCTTCTACAAGCGGCTGGCCGGGCTCCTGGAGCAGACCGTCAACGAGCGCAACATGCAGCGGCTGGTCCTGATGGGCCCTAAAGCCGAGGTGCAGATATTCAAGGATCTCCTGCCCCGCAGGCTGCGCGAGCGGGTGATGGCCACCCTGCCCTCCCTGCCCACCCCAGGCGCCCAAGCCAGCGAGGTATTTAATCGGGTGCAGGAGGTGCTGGAATCCCTCCAGCGCGAACGGGAAAACAGGCTCCTGGACGAGCTGGCCGAGCGGGGGGTGGCTGGGCTAGACCAGACCCTCGAGCTCTTGCAGCAAGGTGGGCTACACCTGTTGGTGGCCCCCTGGAACCCCCAGGGGAAGGTTTATCGCGCCCCGGATGGCTGGGTGGGGGGCAGCATGGAGGGGGCGGTGGCCCACGGGGCCGGGCGCATTGAGGATGCCGACCTAAAGCAGGTGCTACCCGAACTGGCCGCCGCCTATGGA contains:
- a CDS encoding VLRF1 family aeRF1-type release factor; this encodes MLTQEVTRYIREFVAPRVAPVLSLYLDVNPANPDNQGKAYLLRAREAIAATPTPPEVGKKVLEALERSLPQAKSRVVFAAEGWMEIYDLQVDLPLIQGAEARWGEPYLTPILYVLDEYDRVGVVYLDSEKWRMFEVYLGEIEELPGAFRAVATQEWNQLTQAGSGRRYSQGGIHRAAANTDRFERRLDAWTHRFYKRLAGLLEQTVNERNMQRLVLMGPKAEVQIFKDLLPRRLRERVMATLPSLPTPGAQASEVFNRVQEVLESLQRERENRLLDELAERGVAGLDQTLELLQQGGLHLLVAPWNPQGKVYRAPDGWVGGSMEGAVAHGAGRIEDADLKQVLPELAAAYGTRLEFVRGPAEERLHKAFGGLAGLPRW